A genomic segment from Actinoplanes sichuanensis encodes:
- a CDS encoding translation initiation factor III: MARSKNSKAAPARVPVDVGSTGTRPVSKSAVALLILSILAALWAVAMMTTPGKVAYLYLYEYLKYYMGVVALVSLSITIMVGLVATDRLVLSIRQRVLLQSAHRTTGVIAVSGLFIHVWTKFVDGQIGVIDIVIPFLVDGRELWIGMGTLSGWVMVLVMWSGLARARFIGRGRPWMWRGIHAISYLIWPTALLHGLGAGRAAATWVVVSYIVCVLGVLIGLAVRLSVSLNRRKDFASPAGVGAVRTQETGELLPTASAPIRRPNRAPAVDLLAPAGAEPQTMAPPAWNQPTNGPSAPTWNQPSAPPAPRPVSAAPAARPVSPAPAPIEEDYPPRGRRQPELEAPAPRQRRAVEDDERYDTQTRMSRRDVEDYRYEEEPAPRARGGRSEMYDDGRGRGRRYEDDEPAPRSRRRDDVEATGTRMRRDDLEATGTRMRRDDMESTGARMRRFEDDEPAPRARRREPEFDERPRGRRRADDEYEEAPRGRGGRYEEEPAPRSRSDRYDEPRYEEPAPRRPSRSEFVDFSDGPAYPADDSPTLVDSGSRRNRRDDGGRGGRRGRDDADDGYFSQLRGDSRDTN, translated from the coding sequence GCCCTGCTCATCCTGAGCATCCTGGCGGCCCTCTGGGCGGTGGCGATGATGACCACCCCCGGCAAGGTCGCGTACCTGTACCTATACGAGTACCTCAAGTACTACATGGGCGTCGTCGCCCTGGTGTCGCTCTCCATCACGATCATGGTCGGGCTGGTCGCCACCGACCGGCTGGTGCTCAGCATCCGCCAGCGGGTGCTGCTCCAGTCGGCGCACCGCACCACCGGTGTGATCGCGGTCAGCGGCCTCTTCATCCACGTGTGGACGAAGTTCGTCGACGGCCAGATCGGTGTCATCGACATCGTCATCCCGTTCCTGGTGGACGGGCGTGAGCTCTGGATCGGCATGGGCACCCTCTCCGGGTGGGTCATGGTCCTGGTGATGTGGTCGGGTCTCGCCCGCGCCCGGTTCATCGGCCGTGGCCGGCCGTGGATGTGGCGTGGCATCCACGCGATCTCCTACCTGATCTGGCCGACCGCCCTGCTCCACGGTCTCGGCGCCGGTCGCGCCGCGGCCACCTGGGTCGTCGTCAGCTACATCGTGTGTGTGCTCGGCGTCCTGATCGGCCTGGCCGTCCGCCTGTCGGTGAGCCTGAACCGCCGTAAGGACTTCGCCTCGCCCGCCGGTGTCGGTGCGGTCCGTACGCAGGAGACCGGTGAGCTGCTGCCCACCGCCTCCGCGCCGATCCGCCGCCCGAATCGTGCCCCGGCCGTCGACCTGCTCGCCCCGGCCGGTGCCGAGCCCCAGACGATGGCCCCGCCGGCCTGGAACCAGCCGACCAACGGCCCGTCCGCTCCGACCTGGAACCAGCCGTCGGCACCGCCGGCGCCCCGCCCGGTCAGCGCGGCTCCCGCCGCCCGCCCGGTCAGCCCGGCCCCGGCTCCGATCGAGGAGGACTACCCGCCCCGTGGCCGCCGGCAGCCCGAGCTGGAGGCGCCCGCGCCCCGGCAGCGCCGGGCCGTCGAGGACGACGAGCGTTACGACACCCAGACCCGGATGTCACGGCGCGACGTCGAGGACTACCGGTACGAGGAGGAGCCCGCCCCGCGCGCCCGTGGCGGCCGCTCGGAGATGTACGACGACGGCCGTGGACGCGGCCGCCGCTACGAGGACGACGAGCCGGCCCCGCGCTCGCGCCGCCGCGACGACGTGGAGGCGACCGGTACCCGGATGCGCCGCGACGATCTGGAGGCCACCGGTACCCGGATGCGCCGCGACGACATGGAGTCGACAGGCGCCCGGATGCGCCGGTTCGAGGACGACGAGCCCGCTCCCCGGGCCCGGCGCCGCGAGCCGGAGTTCGACGAGCGTCCTCGGGGCCGCCGTCGTGCCGACGACGAGTACGAGGAGGCCCCGCGCGGTCGTGGCGGTCGCTACGAGGAGGAGCCCGCTCCGCGCTCCCGGAGCGATCGGTACGACGAGCCCCGCTACGAGGAGCCGGCCCCCCGTCGGCCGAGCCGCAGCGAGTTCGTCGACTTCTCGGACGGCCCGGCCTACCCGGCCGACGACAGCCCCACCCTGGTGGACAGCGGATCCCGCCGGAACCGCCGCGACGACGGTGGCCGTGGCGGCCGCCGGGGCCGCGACGACGCCGACGACGGCTACTTCTCCCAGCTCCGCGGTGACTCGAGGGACACGAATTGA
- a CDS encoding NADH-quinone oxidoreductase subunit NuoF family protein — MSEAQVPPVTAIGTPRITAGFDEYGRLDLLAHQEVHGGFAALSSGELIGLADRIELRGRGGAGFPFARKVRAVVDSCRRQDLPPVIVVNATEGEPPSWKDKAVLTRGPHLILDGAALAAAALDAEEIVIGVADDGVGQNSLAAALAERKMPCPTRIVVVPHRFISGEGGALVRGINGEAHIPPGRKVRSSDNGVMGLPTLLSNAETYSQLAIAARLGPWEYNSVGIPEEPGTVMLTVGGSATAPAVVEAPTGTPLMEVLEMCGADLGPGLLVGGYHGKWVTAEQARTINISRKGFAKVGGTLGAGMLIPIGSKTCPVGEVAQVVQYLAGESAGQCGPCRIGLPDLARAVTLVSLGGNAVEQVRQAAGMVKGRGACSHPDGSSRFALSALEVFKEDVLLHANGEGCGKQVRGILPLPYTAEKGARKLALDWSRCDGHGLCSAVAPEIIRLDNNGFPAFPQTPLPPWLEDGARKAVNVCPALALRLTEPTPAK, encoded by the coding sequence TTGAGCGAGGCACAGGTTCCACCGGTCACGGCCATCGGCACGCCCCGCATCACCGCGGGGTTCGACGAGTACGGCCGTCTCGACCTCCTGGCCCACCAGGAGGTGCACGGCGGGTTCGCGGCGCTCTCCTCGGGTGAGCTGATCGGCCTCGCCGACCGCATCGAGCTGCGCGGCCGCGGCGGTGCCGGCTTCCCGTTCGCCCGCAAGGTGCGCGCGGTGGTCGACTCCTGCCGCCGCCAGGATCTGCCCCCGGTGATCGTGGTCAACGCCACCGAGGGTGAGCCGCCGTCGTGGAAGGACAAGGCGGTCCTGACCCGTGGCCCGCACCTGATCCTGGACGGCGCGGCGCTGGCCGCGGCCGCCCTGGACGCCGAGGAGATCGTCATCGGTGTCGCCGACGACGGTGTCGGCCAGAACTCGCTGGCCGCGGCCCTGGCCGAGCGGAAGATGCCGTGCCCGACCCGGATCGTCGTGGTGCCGCACCGGTTCATCTCCGGTGAGGGCGGCGCGCTGGTCCGCGGCATCAACGGCGAGGCGCACATCCCGCCCGGTCGTAAGGTCCGGTCCAGCGACAACGGCGTGATGGGTCTGCCCACCCTGCTGTCGAACGCGGAGACGTACTCGCAGCTGGCGATCGCGGCCCGGCTCGGTCCGTGGGAGTACAACTCGGTCGGCATCCCGGAGGAGCCCGGCACGGTCATGCTGACCGTCGGCGGGTCCGCCACCGCGCCGGCCGTGGTCGAGGCGCCCACCGGCACCCCGCTCATGGAGGTGCTCGAGATGTGCGGCGCCGACCTGGGCCCGGGCCTGCTGGTCGGCGGTTACCACGGCAAGTGGGTCACCGCCGAGCAGGCCAGGACCATCAACATCTCCCGTAAGGGGTTCGCGAAGGTCGGCGGCACCCTGGGCGCCGGCATGCTGATCCCGATCGGCTCGAAGACCTGCCCGGTCGGCGAGGTCGCCCAGGTCGTGCAGTACCTGGCCGGCGAGTCGGCCGGTCAGTGCGGCCCGTGCCGGATCGGCCTGCCCGACCTGGCCCGCGCGGTGACCCTGGTGTCGCTCGGCGGCAACGCGGTCGAGCAGGTGCGACAGGCGGCCGGCATGGTCAAGGGCCGTGGCGCGTGCAGCCACCCGGACGGTTCGTCCCGGTTCGCGCTCTCCGCGCTGGAGGTCTTCAAGGAGGACGTCCTCCTGCACGCCAACGGCGAGGGCTGCGGCAAGCAGGTCCGTGGCATCCTGCCGCTGCCCTACACGGCCGAGAAGGGTGCCCGGAAACTGGCCCTCGACTGGTCGCGGTGCGACGGGCACGGCCTGTGCTCGGCGGTCGCCCCGGAGATCATCCGGCTCGACAACAACGGCTTCCCGGCGTTCCCGCAGACGCCGCTGCCGCCGTGGCTCGAGGACGGCGCCCGCAAGGCGGTCAACGTGTGTCCGGCGCTCGCGCTGCGGCTCACCGAGCCCACCCCGGCCAAGTGA